One genomic window of Methanosalsum zhilinae DSM 4017 includes the following:
- a CDS encoding TraB/GumN family protein: protein MDTNSNYRESDISREHSSTSGSVYDESVLSSDSSDVSVHGSEDNTFSDEMLLETDEEDQEPSKIIIVGTAHVSEKSVREVIETIEREKPDVVAVELCRSRYETLKGTAPEVSEVPIKTVLSEGKIYLLLIHWLLAYIQKKIGAEVGIQPGAEMISAIEAAEESGARLALVDRDVQITLHRLWSRMGFFEKIRMLGALIGAAVGIGGGKRLDDIDMDDITSQDTVNVLIEELRKISPTTARVLIDERDAYIASNLLDIAGGGSRKIVAVVGAGHRAGIERYLSDPESLPPRGQLVVVT from the coding sequence ATGGATACCAATAGCAATTACAGAGAATCTGATATCAGTCGGGAGCACTCATCTACTTCTGGATCAGTTTATGATGAAAGTGTCCTATCCTCTGATTCATCAGATGTTTCTGTTCATGGATCAGAGGACAATACATTTTCAGATGAGATGCTGCTTGAAACTGATGAGGAGGACCAGGAACCTTCAAAGATTATCATAGTGGGAACTGCTCATGTTTCAGAGAAAAGTGTCAGGGAAGTTATCGAAACCATCGAGAGGGAGAAACCGGATGTTGTTGCTGTGGAACTGTGCAGGTCTCGGTATGAGACCCTGAAAGGTACTGCACCTGAAGTTTCAGAGGTTCCTATCAAAACAGTTCTCAGTGAAGGCAAGATTTATCTCTTACTCATCCACTGGCTTCTTGCATATATTCAGAAAAAGATCGGTGCTGAGGTAGGTATCCAACCGGGCGCAGAAATGATCAGTGCAATAGAAGCAGCTGAGGAAAGTGGTGCCAGACTTGCACTGGTGGACAGGGATGTACAGATAACCCTTCACCGTTTATGGTCCAGAATGGGATTTTTTGAAAAGATACGTATGCTTGGTGCTCTTATTGGAGCTGCAGTAGGAATTGGTGGAGGGAAGCGCCTTGATGATATAGATATGGATGACATCACAAGTCAGGATACTGTGAATGTGCTTATTGAGGAACTCAGGAAGATATCCCCTACAACTGCCAGAGTGCTCATTGATGAAAGGGATGCATATATTGCTTCAAACCTTCTGGATATTGCCGGTGGAGGCAGCAGAAAAATAGTGGCTGTTGTTGGTGCCGGCCACAGGGCTGGAATTGAACGGTATCTTTCAGATCCAGAATCCCTTCCACCAAGAGGACAGCTGGTTGTGGTAACCTAA
- a CDS encoding CBS domain-containing protein, whose translation MKASVKIATVLGIPIKVHISFLLILPLFAFVFSINPEPFGFQGITPDILNYALSLLAAILLFACVLLHELAHSYVAMKYGVKISDITLLLIGGVSSMEEIPREPKQEATMAFAGPFVSIVLGIILLGVNWIFIVIAPVFEGGAIYRLLLILGSINIILGIFNLIPAFPMDGGRLLRAWYANKMTYVKATEKAASVGKMFAIFMGLIGLLINPWLIIIAFFVYIGASEEARSTTTTVSLENVKVGDIMSDSIISVPSSFTVDELQNFMFEKKHMGYPVMDNDRLVGIVTLTDVRGVSPADRMAMRVEDIMTREVITLPMDADASDAIKLMSRKNIGRVIVTDNDSVVGVLSRTDLVRALTFLRE comes from the coding sequence ATGAAAGCATCAGTCAAGATAGCAACTGTTCTTGGAATACCTATCAAGGTTCATATATCTTTTTTACTCATATTGCCATTATTTGCATTTGTATTTTCAATCAATCCTGAACCCTTTGGTTTTCAGGGGATCACACCGGATATTTTAAACTATGCACTTTCACTTCTGGCAGCCATCCTTCTATTTGCATGTGTGTTGCTACATGAACTGGCCCATTCGTATGTGGCTATGAAATACGGAGTGAAGATATCTGATATTACACTCCTGCTCATAGGCGGGGTATCGTCCATGGAAGAGATACCCAGGGAGCCAAAACAGGAGGCAACAATGGCATTTGCAGGTCCCTTTGTCAGCATTGTTCTTGGTATTATTTTACTTGGAGTAAACTGGATATTCATTGTGATAGCACCTGTTTTTGAAGGGGGTGCCATTTACAGGCTCCTGTTAATTCTTGGGTCAATCAATATTATTCTGGGAATTTTCAATCTCATACCTGCTTTTCCAATGGATGGAGGCAGATTGCTCAGGGCGTGGTATGCAAATAAAATGACCTATGTCAAAGCTACTGAAAAAGCCGCCAGTGTAGGTAAGATGTTTGCCATTTTCATGGGTCTTATTGGGTTGCTGATAAATCCATGGCTGATAATAATTGCCTTTTTTGTCTACATTGGTGCATCTGAGGAAGCAAGATCAACAACGACTACAGTGAGTCTTGAAAATGTGAAAGTAGGTGACATAATGTCCGATTCAATTATATCAGTACCCTCTTCTTTTACAGTTGATGAGTTGCAGAATTTCATGTTTGAAAAAAAGCATATGGGATATCCTGTAATGGACAATGATCGTCTGGTGGGAATTGTTACATTAACTGATGTTCGGGGTGTCAGTCCGGCTGATCGTATGGCTATGAGGGTTGAAGATATAATGACCCGCGAGGTAATTACTCTTCCAATGGATGCTGATGCATCTGATGCCATAAAGTTGATGTCCAGAAAGAATATAGGGAGGGTAATAGTTACAGATAATGATTCCGTAGTTGGGGTGCTGTCACGTACAGATCTGGTACGTGCACTTACATTCCTGCGTGAATAA